Proteins encoded in a region of the Streptococcus sanguinis genome:
- a CDS encoding ABC transporter permease, whose protein sequence is MQNWKFAISSILGHKMRSFLTMIGIIIGVASVVVIMALGDSITRRVNESFTKSQKNMRLVFSPKKSKDGSYTQTADLYSVNVEDESEEVVEPPKAQEAWVKELTHIKGVDGYYVTNSAMETFSYENKQAERVNFVGANMTYIQVKKYKIIAGRALRQQDYQGFASVVLLDEGLAATLFSSAEEAINKIVTVGASNYRVIGVYRDPETAAASGSMQVYGGNAITTNTLIAANFGVDEISEIVLRVNDTSLVPELGPKVAKKLTEIAGLQQGEYQVTDDSALYQEVQNIYGAMTGVIGAIAGISLFVGGIGVMNIMLVSVTERTREIGLRKALGATRGNILMQFLIESMILTLIGGLIGLLLAAGLASVLGSAMSQMLEGIPVTVSLPVSIVSLLFSATIGVLFGILPANKASKLDPIEALRYE, encoded by the coding sequence ATGCAAAACTGGAAATTTGCCATTAGCTCCATTCTTGGACACAAGATGCGGTCTTTCCTGACCATGATTGGGATTATTATCGGAGTGGCTTCGGTTGTGGTTATCATGGCCTTAGGAGATTCCATTACCCGACGGGTCAATGAGAGTTTTACCAAAAGTCAGAAAAACATGCGTCTCGTCTTTTCTCCTAAAAAGAGCAAGGACGGATCCTATACACAAACAGCTGATCTCTATTCTGTAAATGTAGAAGATGAAAGCGAAGAAGTGGTGGAACCACCCAAGGCCCAGGAAGCCTGGGTTAAGGAATTGACCCATATCAAGGGAGTGGACGGCTACTATGTGACCAACTCAGCTATGGAAACCTTTAGCTACGAAAATAAGCAGGCTGAGCGCGTCAACTTTGTCGGTGCAAACATGACCTATATTCAGGTGAAAAAATACAAAATAATTGCTGGTCGTGCTCTGAGACAGCAAGACTATCAAGGCTTTGCCAGTGTTGTGCTGCTAGACGAAGGTCTGGCTGCGACCCTCTTTTCTTCCGCTGAAGAGGCAATCAATAAAATTGTAACAGTGGGTGCCAGTAACTATCGGGTGATTGGGGTTTATAGAGATCCTGAAACTGCTGCTGCATCTGGCTCTATGCAGGTCTATGGAGGTAATGCTATTACAACCAATACACTCATAGCCGCAAACTTTGGAGTAGATGAAATTTCAGAGATTGTTCTTCGAGTGAATGATACTAGCTTAGTTCCAGAACTTGGCCCTAAGGTTGCCAAGAAATTAACAGAAATTGCGGGACTCCAACAGGGAGAATATCAAGTGACAGATGATAGTGCCCTCTATCAGGAAGTGCAAAATATTTATGGTGCCATGACAGGAGTTATCGGTGCCATCGCCGGAATCTCACTCTTTGTTGGTGGTATTGGCGTTATGAATATCATGTTGGTATCGGTCACTGAGCGGACTCGTGAAATAGGTCTACGGAAGGCTCTGGGAGCAACGCGTGGCAATATTTTGATGCAATTTTTGATTGAGTCTATGATTTTGACACTGATTGGTGGTTTGATTGGCCTGCTTCTAGCTGCAGGACTTGCGTCTGTATTAGGCTCAGCCATGAGTCAAATGCTGGAAGGAATACCAGTAACGGTATCTCTACCAGTCAGCATCGTTAGCCTTCTCTTCTCAGCAACCATTGGTGTTCTCTTCGGAATCTTGCCAGCCAACAAGGCCTCCAAACTGGATCCAATCGAAGCACTGAGATATGAATAA
- the lysS gene encoding lysine--tRNA ligase has translation MTTEHIEELNDQQIIRREKMAALAEQGIDPFGKRFERTANSAQLKEKYNDKDKEELNELNETAIIAGRLMTKRGKGKVGFAHIQDREGQIQIYVRKDAVGEENYEIFKKADLGDFLGIEGEIMRTDMGELSIKATHLTHLSKALRPLPEKFHGLTDVETIYRKRYLDLISNRESFERFVTRSKIISEIRRYLDGQGFLEVETPVLHNEAGGAAARPFITHHNAQNIDMVLRIATELHLKRLIVGGMERVYEIGRIFRNEGMDATHNPEFTSIEVYQAYADFQDIMDLTEGIIQHAAVSVNGDGPVNYQGTEIKINEPFKRVHMVDAIKEITGVDFWQDMSFEEAAALAKEKKVPLEKHFTEVGHVINAFFEEFVEETLIQPTFVYGHPVAVSPLAKKNPEDPRFTDRFELFIMTKEYANAFTELNDPIDQLSRFEAQAKAKELGDDEATGIDYDFVEALEYGMPPTGGLGIGIDRLVMLLTDVTTIRDVLLFPTMK, from the coding sequence ATGACTACTGAACATATCGAGGAATTAAACGACCAGCAGATTATCCGCCGTGAAAAAATGGCTGCGTTGGCTGAGCAGGGAATTGACCCTTTTGGCAAACGATTTGAGCGAACTGCTAACTCTGCTCAACTGAAAGAAAAATACAACGATAAAGATAAAGAAGAATTAAACGAACTCAATGAAACAGCTATTATCGCTGGCCGTCTCATGACCAAGCGCGGAAAAGGAAAAGTTGGCTTTGCCCACATCCAAGACCGTGAAGGCCAAATCCAGATTTATGTGCGTAAAGATGCGGTTGGTGAAGAAAATTATGAAATCTTCAAAAAGGCTGACTTAGGAGATTTCCTCGGTATCGAAGGTGAGATTATGCGGACGGATATGGGGGAGCTTTCTATCAAGGCGACCCACCTTACTCATTTGTCTAAGGCTCTGCGTCCCCTGCCTGAAAAATTCCATGGCCTGACAGATGTCGAAACCATCTACCGTAAGCGTTATTTGGATTTGATTTCCAACCGTGAAAGCTTTGAACGCTTTGTCACTCGTTCAAAAATCATCTCAGAAATCCGACGTTACTTGGATGGACAAGGCTTCCTTGAAGTTGAAACTCCTGTTCTCCACAACGAAGCTGGCGGTGCTGCTGCCCGTCCATTTATCACCCACCACAATGCCCAAAACATTGACATGGTACTGCGGATTGCAACCGAACTTCACCTTAAACGTCTCATCGTCGGTGGTATGGAGCGAGTTTATGAGATTGGCCGTATCTTCCGTAACGAGGGAATGGATGCGACTCACAATCCAGAGTTCACTTCCATTGAGGTTTACCAAGCCTATGCAGACTTCCAAGACATCATGGACTTGACTGAAGGCATTATCCAACATGCAGCTGTCTCTGTAAATGGAGATGGACCGGTCAACTACCAAGGAACTGAAATCAAGATTAACGAACCATTTAAACGGGTTCACATGGTTGACGCCATCAAGGAAATTACAGGCGTTGACTTCTGGCAAGATATGAGTTTTGAAGAAGCTGCTGCCTTAGCCAAGGAAAAGAAAGTTCCGCTTGAGAAGCACTTCACCGAAGTCGGCCATGTTATCAACGCCTTCTTTGAAGAATTTGTGGAAGAAACCTTGATTCAGCCAACCTTTGTCTACGGTCATCCTGTAGCAGTATCACCTCTGGCTAAGAAGAATCCAGAAGATCCACGCTTCACGGACCGTTTCGAGCTCTTCATCATGACCAAAGAATATGCCAACGCCTTCACCGAGTTGAACGATCCAATCGATCAGTTATCTCGTTTTGAAGCACAGGCAAAAGCCAAAGAACTGGGTGATGACGAAGCAACTGGCATTGACTATGATTTTGTCGAAGCTCTGGAATACGGCATGCCACCAACTGGAGGTCTGGGAATCGGTATCGACCGTCTGGTCATGTTGCTAACAGATGTTACGACCATTCGCGATGTCCTGCTCTTCCCAACCATGAAATAA
- a CDS encoding histidine phosphatase family protein, protein MKLYFVRHGRTEWNREGRFQGASGDSPLLPTAVEELHTLGKHLAQTQFGKIFSSDLPRAVRSAEIIQEESQFPTEIVSVPELREWQLGKLEGAKISTIEAIYPHQMTAFRHNLSQFNHTFFDAESVYHTTHRTISFIKTLKDKDYEQILIVGHGANLTASIRTMLGYDTPLLRKNGGLTNASITILETEDFENFELITWNNTDYLVEKAEN, encoded by the coding sequence ATGAAATTATACTTTGTCCGACACGGAAGAACGGAATGGAATCGGGAAGGCCGCTTTCAGGGAGCCAGCGGCGATTCGCCACTGCTGCCAACCGCCGTTGAAGAACTGCATACCCTAGGAAAACATCTGGCTCAGACACAATTTGGCAAGATTTTCAGCAGCGACCTCCCTCGTGCCGTTCGCTCTGCTGAGATTATTCAAGAAGAAAGCCAGTTTCCGACTGAAATCGTATCAGTACCTGAACTGCGAGAATGGCAGTTGGGAAAACTGGAAGGCGCAAAAATCTCTACCATAGAAGCCATCTATCCTCACCAGATGACAGCCTTCCGCCACAATCTCTCACAGTTTAATCATACTTTTTTTGACGCTGAGTCAGTCTACCATACAACCCACCGGACCATTTCCTTTATTAAGACCTTAAAGGACAAGGACTATGAACAAATCCTCATTGTCGGGCACGGAGCTAACTTAACCGCCAGCATTCGAACCATGCTGGGCTATGACACACCTCTTTTGCGCAAGAATGGCGGTCTGACCAATGCCAGTATCACCATCCTTGAAACAGAAGACTTTGAGAATTTTGAACTGATTACTTGGAATAATACGGATTATTTAGTTGAAAAGGCAGAAAATTAA
- a CDS encoding aminoacyl-tRNA deacylase — protein MAKKTKIKKTLVEQILSKAKIEHQGLQLNALAEQPADGLDRSQIYKTLALTGDKTGTLIGILPITEHLSEKKMAKISGNKKVSMIPQKDLEKTTGYIHGANNPVGIRQKHNFPIYIDQSALERDSIIVSAGEVGRSIEIKAQDLADFVQADFADLKENPSS, from the coding sequence ATGGCTAAAAAAACAAAAATCAAAAAAACACTGGTCGAGCAAATTTTAAGCAAGGCTAAGATTGAACATCAAGGTCTGCAGCTAAATGCCTTAGCAGAACAGCCAGCCGATGGTTTGGATCGTTCGCAGATTTATAAAACCTTGGCCTTGACAGGAGACAAGACTGGTACACTGATTGGTATCCTGCCAATCACAGAGCATCTGTCCGAAAAGAAAATGGCCAAAATTTCTGGTAATAAAAAAGTCAGTATGATTCCTCAGAAAGACTTGGAAAAGACAACAGGCTATATTCACGGAGCCAATAATCCTGTCGGTATCCGGCAAAAGCATAACTTTCCAATCTATATCGACCAGTCAGCTCTAGAGCGAGATAGCATCATCGTGTCAGCTGGCGAAGTCGGCCGCAGTATCGAAATCAAGGCTCAAGATTTGGCGGATTTTGTTCAAGCTGACTTTGCAGATCTCAAGGAAAATCCTAGCTCATAA
- a CDS encoding DUF368 domain-containing protein, producing MISWLNRIFKGMVIALGFILPGVSGGVLAAILGIYERLIHFLAHLKENFVENVLYFIPVGIGMVLGIAAFSYPVNLLLDNYKVIVLWGFAGVIIGTVPSLIKESVAKSERDRIDILVFWVSLILSGIFLYSLNGMVGTLPANFLSFILAGALIGLGILIPGLSPSNLLLILGLYAPMLNGFRKLDLLGTFLPIGIGGALALILFSKLMDHILKNYYSRVYHFIIGIVLSSTLLIVVPQAGNSESISYHGVSILTLVLAAFFFGLGTWLGLWMSQLEERYTNG from the coding sequence ATGATTTCTTGGTTGAATAGAATTTTCAAAGGAATGGTCATTGCACTTGGCTTTATTTTGCCAGGAGTTTCAGGCGGTGTTTTAGCAGCTATCTTAGGTATTTACGAACGCCTGATTCATTTTTTAGCACATTTAAAAGAAAACTTCGTCGAAAATGTTCTCTATTTCATACCAGTTGGAATCGGAATGGTTTTAGGAATTGCCGCCTTCTCCTATCCTGTCAATCTGCTGCTGGACAACTACAAAGTGATTGTCCTTTGGGGATTTGCCGGAGTTATCATCGGGACTGTTCCTAGCCTTATTAAAGAGTCTGTCGCTAAAAGTGAGCGTGATCGGATTGATATTCTCGTTTTCTGGGTCAGCCTCATTCTCTCAGGAATCTTTCTTTATTCCTTAAATGGGATGGTCGGCACCTTGCCAGCTAACTTCCTCTCTTTTATCTTAGCAGGAGCTTTGATTGGACTGGGCATTTTAATTCCCGGACTCAGTCCGTCCAACCTTCTCCTGATTTTAGGGCTCTACGCTCCTATGCTGAACGGCTTCCGCAAACTGGATCTCTTGGGCACCTTTCTTCCTATCGGAATAGGAGGAGCCTTAGCACTGATTCTCTTCTCTAAGCTGATGGATCATATTTTGAAAAACTACTACTCTCGAGTTTATCATTTTATCATTGGCATCGTCCTGTCCAGTACCCTTCTCATTGTAGTGCCTCAAGCAGGAAACAGTGAAAGCATTAGCTATCATGGAGTTTCTATATTGACACTTGTCCTTGCAGCCTTTTTCTTCGGTCTGGGAACCTGGCTGGGACTCTGGATGTCACAATTAGAAGAGAGATATACTAATGGCTAA
- a CDS encoding glycoside hydrolase family 25 protein, whose amino-acid sequence MRKRIKPLAILIFFASFIAFILISKQITDSQEKQAQAKISQTKQTPSSSKKEETSDDSSLDEEFISRPIIDISGWQLPSEINYDLLAQNVSGVIVRVHSGAQAKKENAATHLNGLDKSYERHIKEFQKRNIPVAVYAYVAANSKKEMEKEAESFYKASAKYHPTYYWLDVEEKTMSDMNAGVEAFRAKLESLGVKNIGIYIGTYFMEEHSISTDKFTAIWIPTYGNDDGYYNAAPNTEQDYDLHQYTSQGQLTGFSHYLDLNQLSTLKDQTATYQKLFTVPKENQ is encoded by the coding sequence ATGAGGAAGAGGATTAAACCGCTTGCAATCCTAATTTTCTTTGCTTCTTTTATCGCTTTTATTTTGATAAGCAAGCAAATTACTGACTCTCAGGAAAAGCAAGCACAGGCAAAAATTTCACAAACTAAACAAACTCCAAGTTCCTCAAAAAAAGAGGAAACATCTGATGATTCGTCCTTGGATGAAGAGTTTATTTCCAGACCAATCATTGACATTTCTGGCTGGCAGCTGCCAAGTGAGATTAATTACGACTTACTCGCACAGAATGTTTCGGGAGTAATTGTCCGTGTTCATAGTGGAGCGCAGGCAAAAAAAGAAAATGCAGCAACTCATCTGAATGGTCTGGACAAGTCTTATGAAAGACATATCAAAGAATTTCAAAAGCGCAACATCCCTGTCGCGGTCTATGCCTATGTGGCCGCCAATAGCAAAAAGGAAATGGAAAAAGAAGCCGAAAGTTTCTACAAGGCTTCTGCCAAGTACCATCCAACCTATTATTGGCTAGACGTCGAAGAAAAGACCATGTCTGACATGAATGCGGGAGTTGAAGCTTTCCGAGCCAAGCTAGAGTCACTTGGTGTTAAAAATATTGGTATCTATATTGGAACTTATTTTATGGAGGAACACAGTATCTCTACTGATAAGTTCACAGCAATTTGGATTCCGACTTATGGTAATGACGACGGCTACTACAATGCCGCACCAAATACTGAGCAAGATTACGACTTGCATCAGTACACATCACAAGGTCAGCTGACTGGTTTCTCTCATTATCTTGATTTGAACCAGCTGTCAACCTTGAAAGACCAGACAGCTACTTATCAAAAGCTATTTACAGTTCCTAAAGAAAACCAATAG
- a CDS encoding glutathione peroxidase: protein MTDIYDIEIQKQDGSPQKMSDYKGKILLIVNTATGCGFTPQYQELQELYERYQKDGFEILDFPCNQFGQQAPGDAADINSFCSLNYGTTFPRFAKIDVNGPHTAPLFDWLKKEKSGLLGENIKWNFTKFLVSRDGKVVKRFSPQTSPQKIEELIQKLL from the coding sequence ATGACAGACATTTATGATATCGAAATCCAAAAACAAGACGGAAGTCCGCAAAAAATGAGTGATTATAAAGGAAAGATTCTGCTGATTGTCAATACAGCGACCGGCTGCGGCTTCACTCCTCAGTACCAAGAACTGCAGGAACTCTATGAGCGCTATCAGAAAGACGGATTTGAAATCCTGGATTTCCCCTGCAATCAGTTTGGCCAGCAGGCCCCTGGAGACGCTGCAGACATCAATAGCTTTTGCAGCCTTAACTACGGAACGACCTTTCCTCGATTTGCTAAGATTGATGTCAATGGTCCTCATACCGCTCCACTCTTTGACTGGCTCAAAAAAGAAAAAAGCGGTCTTCTGGGCGAAAATATAAAGTGGAATTTCACAAAGTTTCTGGTTAGCCGAGACGGCAAAGTTGTCAAACGCTTCTCTCCACAAACTTCTCCCCAAAAGATTGAAGAGCTCATTCAAAAGCTATTATAA
- the ftsW gene encoding cell division peptidoglycan polymerase FtsW: protein MKIDKKHLLNYSILIPYLILSVLGLIVVYSTTSPTSIQAGGNGFGMVLNQGIFWVISLFIIALLYRIRLGFLKKGGILTIVIFAEIILLLLSRFITGTINGAHGWLKLGAFSIQPAEYLKIILVWYLAFRFTKRQEEIKVYDYQALTHNHWFPKAFNDWRTMVAILIGIVAIMPDLGNATILFLTVVIMIAVSGIGYRWFSTMLGAIVSVSGLVLAGIWLIGVERVAKIPVFGYVAKRFSAFFNPFRDLSGSGHQLANSYYAMSNGGWFGLGLGNSIEKRGYLPEAHTDFVFSIVIEEFGFFGASLILALLFFLILRIILVGIRAKNPFNSMMALGIGGMILMQTFINIGGISGLIPSTGVTFPFLSQGGNSLLVLSVAIALVLNIDANERRDALYEQMEAETQGRSEEA, encoded by the coding sequence ATGAAAATTGACAAGAAACACTTGTTGAATTATTCCATCTTGATTCCCTATTTGATTTTATCTGTTTTGGGATTGATTGTGGTCTATTCAACGACGAGTCCTACCTCGATTCAGGCCGGAGGAAATGGTTTTGGCATGGTCTTGAATCAGGGGATTTTTTGGGTAATAAGTCTCTTTATAATTGCGCTCCTATATAGAATCCGCTTGGGTTTCCTGAAAAAAGGAGGCATCCTGACTATAGTTATCTTTGCTGAGATTATCCTCTTACTTTTATCTCGTTTTATAACAGGGACTATTAACGGCGCCCATGGTTGGCTCAAGCTTGGAGCTTTCAGTATTCAGCCTGCTGAGTATTTGAAGATTATTCTGGTCTGGTATCTAGCCTTTCGCTTTACAAAGAGGCAGGAGGAGATAAAGGTTTATGATTATCAAGCTCTGACTCACAACCATTGGTTTCCTAAAGCTTTTAACGACTGGCGGACCATGGTGGCTATTCTGATTGGGATTGTAGCGATTATGCCAGACCTTGGAAATGCGACTATTCTATTTTTGACCGTCGTAATAATGATAGCTGTCAGCGGGATTGGCTATCGATGGTTTTCTACGATGCTGGGAGCCATTGTCAGTGTTTCCGGCTTGGTTCTGGCTGGCATTTGGTTAATTGGGGTTGAGCGCGTGGCTAAGATTCCAGTCTTTGGGTATGTGGCCAAGCGTTTCAGTGCTTTTTTCAATCCCTTCAGGGATTTGTCTGGCTCAGGCCACCAATTGGCTAATTCCTACTATGCTATGAGTAATGGCGGCTGGTTTGGTCTAGGCTTGGGTAACTCTATTGAAAAGCGCGGTTATCTGCCGGAGGCTCATACGGACTTTGTATTTTCTATCGTGATAGAAGAGTTTGGTTTCTTTGGTGCCAGTCTGATTCTGGCCTTACTCTTTTTCCTGATTTTGAGAATTATCTTGGTAGGGATTCGGGCCAAGAATCCATTTAATTCCATGATGGCTTTGGGAATTGGCGGTATGATACTCATGCAGACCTTCATCAATATCGGTGGAATCTCAGGTCTCATTCCTTCTACAGGAGTAACCTTCCCCTTCCTATCGCAGGGGGGAAACAGTCTTCTGGTCTTGTCAGTAGCCATCGCCTTGGTACTCAATATTGATGCCAACGAGCGCCGTGATGCCTTGTATGAGCAGATGGAAGCGGAGACGCAAGGCCGGTCTGAGGAAGCTTAA
- the ppc gene encoding phosphoenolpyruvate carboxylase, with amino-acid sequence MSFNKLESYSNKEVIREEVAILTDLLADITRNLLGPETFEKISLMEELAVNSKYHELKAIVEELSTDEMVYISRYFSILPLLINISEDVDLAYEINHQNNIDQDYLGKLSTTIDLISTRENAQEILENLNVVPVLTAHPTQVQRKTVLDLTNHIHSLLRQHRDVKAGLVNEKKWLGNLRRYIELMMQTDMIREKKLKVTNEITNVMEYYNSSFLQAITNFMVEYRRLAEERGIKLDNPKPITMGMWIGGDRDGNPFVTAETLKLSATLQSEVILNYYIDKVYTLYRTFSLSTNLSETSQAVAEMAALSTDKSVYRENEPYRRAFHYIQSKLIQTLLYLKEGNFATDGQRLTDRAEEKLSAKANLSVSDKGREIIPNYIQSRISETLTELKKEETPSYNTAQEFKEDLQVIYDSLIEHHGEALVSGDLTELLQAVDVFGFYLASIDMRQDSSVHEACVAELLASANIVQDYSSLSEEEKCQVLLKQLLEDPRILSATHESKSELLQKELEIFKTARQLKDAIGEEVIKQNIISHSTSVSDLLELAIMLKEVGLIDENGARVQIVPLFETIEDLDNSCDTMEKYLSLPIAQKWIASKDNYQEIMLGYSDSNKDGGYLSSCWTLYKAQQQLTAIGDQFGVKITFFHGRGGTVGRGGGPTYEAITSQPLRSINDRIRLTEQGEVIGNKYGNKDAAYYNLEMLVSAAINRMVTHKKSDSHTSDKYERIMDQVVNRSYQIYRDLVFGDERFYDYFFESSPIKAISSFNIGSRPAARKTITEIGGLRAIPWVFSWSQSRVMFPGWYGVGSSFKEFIDEDPENNLAFLQFMYKRWPFFKSLLSNVDMVLSKSNMNIAFEYAQLCEDQNVRDIFNIILDEWQLTKDVILEIEGHDELLAENTYLRDSLHYRMPYFNVLNYIQLELIKRQRNGQLTPDQEKLIHITINGIATGLRNSG; translated from the coding sequence ATGTCATTTAACAAATTAGAAAGCTACAGCAATAAAGAAGTGATTCGAGAAGAAGTTGCCATTTTGACAGACTTACTTGCCGATATTACTCGGAATCTTCTCGGCCCTGAGACCTTTGAAAAAATCTCCCTCATGGAAGAGCTGGCTGTTAACTCCAAATATCATGAGTTAAAAGCGATTGTAGAAGAACTGTCGACAGATGAAATGGTGTATATTTCCCGTTATTTCTCTATTTTGCCGCTTTTGATTAATATCTCAGAAGACGTGGACCTAGCTTATGAAATCAACCATCAGAACAATATCGATCAGGATTATCTTGGGAAGCTGTCAACAACCATTGACCTGATTTCAACGCGGGAAAATGCTCAGGAGATTCTGGAAAATCTGAATGTTGTGCCAGTACTGACAGCTCACCCAACTCAGGTTCAGCGTAAGACCGTTCTGGACTTAACCAATCATATCCATAGCTTGCTGCGCCAGCATCGTGATGTTAAAGCAGGCCTAGTCAATGAGAAGAAGTGGCTAGGAAATCTCCGCCGCTATATTGAGCTTATGATGCAGACAGATATGATCCGTGAGAAAAAGCTGAAAGTAACTAATGAGATTACTAATGTCATGGAGTACTATAACAGCTCTTTCCTACAAGCAATCACCAACTTTATGGTCGAATACAGACGCTTGGCGGAAGAGCGGGGCATCAAGCTTGATAATCCTAAGCCTATTACCATGGGAATGTGGATTGGCGGAGACCGAGATGGCAATCCTTTTGTAACAGCAGAGACCCTGAAACTATCAGCCACCCTCCAGAGTGAAGTCATTCTCAACTATTACATTGACAAGGTTTATACACTCTATCGCACCTTCTCGCTCTCGACCAACCTCTCAGAAACCAGTCAGGCAGTAGCAGAAATGGCAGCTCTATCTACTGACAAGTCTGTTTATCGGGAAAATGAGCCTTACCGCCGTGCTTTCCACTATATCCAGTCCAAGCTGATTCAGACCTTGCTTTACCTTAAAGAAGGCAACTTTGCAACTGACGGTCAGCGATTGACTGACCGAGCTGAGGAAAAATTGTCTGCGAAGGCCAACCTTTCTGTCAGCGATAAAGGAAGAGAAATCATTCCTAACTATATCCAGTCTCGTATCAGCGAGACCCTGACTGAGCTGAAGAAGGAGGAGACACCTTCTTACAACACAGCTCAGGAATTTAAAGAAGACTTGCAGGTCATTTATGATTCTCTTATCGAACATCATGGTGAAGCCTTGGTAAGTGGGGACTTGACTGAACTTCTCCAAGCAGTTGATGTTTTTGGCTTCTACTTGGCCAGCATTGATATGCGGCAGGATTCCAGCGTTCATGAGGCCTGTGTGGCTGAACTCTTGGCTTCAGCTAATATTGTTCAGGATTATAGTAGTCTGTCGGAAGAAGAAAAATGCCAGGTCCTCCTCAAACAGCTGCTTGAAGATCCTCGTATTCTGTCTGCTACTCATGAATCTAAATCCGAACTCCTGCAAAAAGAACTGGAGATTTTCAAAACAGCCCGTCAGCTAAAAGATGCAATCGGTGAGGAAGTCATTAAGCAAAATATTATTTCTCACTCGACTAGTGTATCAGATTTACTTGAGTTGGCTATTATGCTCAAGGAAGTGGGGCTGATTGATGAAAATGGTGCTCGTGTCCAGATTGTTCCGCTCTTTGAAACCATTGAGGATTTGGACAATTCCTGTGATACTATGGAGAAATACCTGTCTCTGCCAATTGCGCAGAAGTGGATTGCTTCTAAGGATAATTATCAGGAAATCATGCTGGGCTATTCAGACAGTAATAAGGACGGTGGCTACCTATCTTCTTGCTGGACCCTCTACAAGGCTCAGCAGCAGCTGACAGCCATTGGTGATCAATTTGGCGTAAAAATTACCTTCTTCCATGGCCGGGGAGGTACAGTAGGACGTGGTGGTGGTCCAACTTATGAAGCCATCACTTCTCAGCCACTCCGCAGTATCAATGACCGGATCCGTCTCACTGAGCAAGGGGAAGTCATTGGTAATAAATATGGAAATAAAGACGCAGCCTACTATAACTTGGAAATGCTGGTGTCTGCTGCCATTAACCGTATGGTAACTCATAAGAAGAGCGATAGTCATACGTCTGATAAATATGAGCGGATCATGGATCAAGTAGTCAATCGCAGTTATCAGATTTACCGTGATTTGGTCTTTGGTGACGAGCGTTTCTACGATTATTTCTTTGAATCCAGCCCGATTAAGGCTATCTCTAGCTTTAATATTGGTTCACGTCCAGCAGCCCGTAAAACCATCACTGAAATCGGCGGTCTCAGAGCTATTCCATGGGTCTTCTCATGGTCTCAAAGTCGAGTTATGTTCCCAGGCTGGTATGGTGTCGGGTCAAGTTTCAAGGAATTCATTGATGAAGACCCAGAAAATAATCTGGCCTTTCTGCAATTTATGTATAAGAGATGGCCGTTCTTCAAGTCACTCTTATCAAACGTAGATATGGTTCTGTCTAAGTCGAATATGAATATCGCTTTTGAGTATGCGCAGCTTTGCGAAGATCAGAATGTCCGCGATATTTTCAATATTATCTTGGACGAATGGCAGCTGACTAAGGATGTCATTTTAGAGATTGAAGGTCATGATGAGCTCCTAGCAGAAAATACCTATCTGAGGGATAGCTTGCACTATCGTATGCCTTACTTCAATGTTTTGAACTATATCCAGCTAGAACTAATCAAGCGTCAGCGCAACGGTCAGCTTACACCAGATCAAGAAAAGCTGATTCACATCACCATCAACGGAATTGCAACTGGTCTGAGAAACTCTGGCTAA